Within Vigna unguiculata cultivar IT97K-499-35 chromosome 2, ASM411807v1, whole genome shotgun sequence, the genomic segment TTTCTATGTGCAtcttagaaagaaaagaaaaagaaaaaagaaaaaagaaaaaattgaaatgaatttCTCTGTAAGTTAAAATTAgtgtatttataaaatagtttgtTAAAGTTCTCATCGTTTTTCTAAattcttattttcaatttgtgAATTAGCTATTTTTAGCTTGTGAAGGAGTTCATctcatttctttcttatttttcttttatagaaGTGCTTATGATAAGTTTGTCCAAACAGACCATATTTTACATACATTATTGTGTATAGAATTGGCGGCAGTTACTAATTTGTGCACCTATCTATAATATCATGTGGTTTAaactatctttttcttttttttaggtGGAGACTGTCTTCCATGAATTCGGTCATGCACTTCAGCATATGCTTACCAAGCAAGATGAGGGTCTGGTTGCTGGTATTAGAGGGATAGAGTGGGATGCTGTTGAATTACCTTCTCAGTTCATGGAAAACTGGTGTTACCACAGGTAAGTAAATATGCCCATGTCAGAATATACAAATAAACACTGCTTAATTGAGAATCTAACGTCCCTTGGTGATGAATATtacaatttgtttttctttaagcCTATAAGGTTGAGTAAACAGCTAGCATTTTACATCTGTATGCTCACACAAAACTTTTGCAGTTCTTTTGCATGCGAAAGATAGTTTTATGTTGACTGTTCTTGTTCTTCATGCAACTGAGTTTCGCCTTTTACAGAAATGTTCATGCATGTAACCGTTGTCTGCTGTTCTTGAGCATAAAAGGTCAAATAACACATGAAGTTctgtttgaaattaattaaattggtgAATTCTTGTGTATATTGTAACTTGAATATATCTTAAACATTAGTACCTCAAGATTTAATCTTAGTTGTTATCATCAAAACAGTTAATGGAAGGGTTGTATGATATGACTAGACTGTCTGAGACTAGATTGTTCGAGTTCAAGTCTTGCAAAACTAACATTAtagtttttgaattaaaaaacatCTGGTATTTTCTATTTATGGTGTTTCTTTTTTACTATAGAGAAACTTTAATGAGCATTGCAAAGCATTTTGAAACTGGTGAGAGTCTCCCTGAAGAAGTATATTTGAAGCTTGTTGCTGCTAGGACTTTTCGAGCTGGCTCTCTAAGTCTTCGACAGGTCAGTGTGAATGTAATTGCTGGTTATTCCTTTCTGTAATTTTGAAGTTGCGGATGTTACTCTCATTAACTTATCAATCAAAGCTGAACTACTTCATTTCTAATTCAGAACATTATTATGTGATAACTAGTTTGTTCATGTGGGTTTGGTGGTCTAAAAGTGGTCTGCCTCAGTATAGGTTCATTTGGGACCTCCCATCCCTTATTCCATATTCTTTTACATAAATATAGTGCTTTGGCACCCCTGCAtcccaaaaattaaaatctgcACCATGGCTTTACTTCATTGACTTTTCTGTAAGGCTTCAATATTCTGTTAATTGATCctagtattttatttatcaatgctAATTGTGTCCTTAGATTCTTGTATTGTTAAAATATGCGTTTTCCCATGATTCCTTCTAATCtgtctataaatataatgtGCAGTTAAAATTCGCAAGTCTAGATCTGGAACTTCATACAAAGTATGTTCCTGGGGGACCTGAGTCCATCTATGATGTTGACCGCAGAGTTTCTGAGAAAACTCAAGTGATTCCTCCATTACCAGAGGACAGGTTCCTTTGCAGCTTTAGCCATATATTTGCAGGTTTGCTGCACCTCTTGTTTTTCTTGGTAGTTGGTAATTATGCAAATgtctcaacaaaaaaaaaaaaaattgatttttgggGTTTCCATTTGTTAGGTGGATATGCAGCTGGATACTATAGCTACAAGGTATATTCCGCATTGCTTTAATGTTGATTAACATTGCTTATGTGTTGAGGATCTCTTTTGGATGTGTTTTCCTCTCCTTTTTTGGTAGACTCCGTTTTCCCCTATAGAAACATCCCTGTCCCTCCAATGAATGGAGACAGAGCTATTTGTTTCTTATGGTAAATTTTCCTGTTATGCAGTGGGCTGAGGTGCTGTCTGCAGATGCTTTCTCAGCATTTGAGGATGCTGGATTGGATAATGACAAggtacatttcttttttcttttattgtgcGGGATGGAGGACCTATACTGTTAATATTGTTGTACTTTACTCTTTATGGACTTGCCTTTGTATTTAATGAACAAAATCCTCTGTTTTCCATGTTTAATACTCCTGATTAGTAGTATGAGAATAGGAGGAAGAAAGTGGAAATAGGGTGTGTGATTATAATTGTTGTTTGGTTGAACGGAAATAGAGTGAAATTAGGATGGAGTCCAAAGCTATCCTTTTACTCTGTTTTTTACCTATTTTCATTCATCTTTCTATCTTTccttatttttctcatattttcatctaccatttttctttctatccaatctatttctttttttctaccaAACAAACCACAAGAGGACGCTATCGTACATGTTACTTGCAACTTGGTATAGTTACTGATGGTTTATTGTTTACAATAATAAGGTTAAAGTAGTCAGTTAGTGTCTACAGTTGAATAAACTATACCTTTTATAGTTTATatacttgaaaatattttatttttaaaaacatagggtttataaggtaaaattttttaaactattaagaTGAGAAATAAGTGAGTAATTAGTCTTTCTAATAATGATGTCTAATGAGTCCTCAACATGGTCCATAAATGGGCCAAGTTGTTCCTCCTTGACCTATGATTCTTACATGTTtgagttttattattatgtttttttaatcgGCAACAAGAGTTTTGATTACTATGTGTTTTACTTACATGTGCACAGGCTGTTAAAGAAACGGGGCACAGGTTCCGGGAGACCATTCTTGCTCTTGGAGGTGGCAAGGAACCACTGGATGTAAGATCATTTCTTTTGTCCACTCTGTTAATAAGACAGTTCAATGTAATAATGGTGCTGCTGTTTATGCAGGTTTTTGTGCAATTCCGTGGTCGAGAACCAACACCAGATGCGTTGCTTAGGCACAATGGCCTATTACCAGTTGCAGCTTCATGATAGAGTTGCCACTTCTATACTTAATAAATGGGACTCAATTACGGAAACAAAAAAAGGGAATCgtacttttttcatttatagTTTTTCTTACTCTTTTAAATTTGCTTTTACGACACTCAAAggaatttaatttaagaaatgaTTATTCTGCCATTTACATTTCAAACAACATCCCCTTATAATTTATGGTTTATTCGCTTTCTGAAAGAAAAGTCGAGGAAAGAGTGTCAGAAAAACTAGCAGAAAGAAAAATAGCTGTACCAAGACTGACATAGAAGTAAGATAAAAGGGTATCTATCTATCACACAAGTGTCAATAAGTCGTACAGAATTGCACTTTTCTCTTGGTATCTTTCCAAATTGAATCGGAAGATTTTAGGGGGACTCATCTTTTTTAAGATTTTCCTTTCTGTCTTTTGAAACTACCAAACAATTGAAGGATTGAAATTTGTAACGTTCTCTTTTCATCAGCAGTTTTTCCTTTCCCTTTTCATCAAATTAAGCACATTAATAAATTTCATGTATGATTAATCTATAACAAAATTACATTTTCGGAGTTAAAACATTGgtttagtggtaaaagttaGAAGGACGGTGgaaaaattgagttaaattctttttactaataaaaaattaacaactaaGATTTTtcgataaagaaaaaaaattacagtttctagaaattttcaaCTTAAACCAACAATATCTATGCAGGAAGAAAggcttttcttcttcctcttacAAAAAGTTGAAATTACAAATTGTTCTGTGGGAGTTTTCAAACTTTCTTCACTCTGTTGGAAAAACAGTattgaaactttaaaaatttgtaGAGACATTCGAGAACATGCAATAAgatttataatctaaaatgaaatttaaattgttttgagAATGAATTTGATTAAATGGTGTTTGAGAATGAATAGAGTGAGGGCCTAGAATTGTTAGTGTTTGGTAGATGATTGTGAAGGCTACGTTCTAACAACTTCTATTCCTTGCCTTCACGTCTTCCAAATAGGTGGCTCCCCTATCTACCGTCAACAAACCTTTCTTTCAACTTTTGTTCAAATATTATCTTCCATTTTCTTGAAtgcaaaattattaaacaaaatcaaaatgagcaAGTAGTAGACactacataaattatttatctcTAAATTAATCCAATTTAAACTATTAACATTCTTGTCCAACCACTTGATGCTTTGTTCGGTAGACACAATCTACTATTTCTGGAATGGAATTTATTTGAGATGATTTAGGAGAATTCTTTGTGTTTGGTTTAAGTTATTTATGACAATCTATAGGACtagtttcaaaagaaaaatatgaggTGTAAGACCATAAGGAAGGGGACATGTGGAGATTGTTTGGTAAATCCATTATGATACACGAATCTTTTCACGGAAAATTCAGAGCctctattattttttgttttcaattttttatttctcgtgtttttctttgattttttttcttccaacttTTCGCGTTTTCAAACAACCGGGCGTAATGGTCTTTAATGCATAACAAAAATTCTCATCAAGTCTTTTCATTTAATTCACATGTTTTATctgtaacaaaaattaaacaaaagaaaaatcacaCATAAAAGTTTCATAATGATAACCTTCAACCAAAGGGGGATATGTTAGTTTGGCATTaactctctcttctctctcactGGCAATAATGAAGTCAACCCTCCATTTCTTCCCCTTTCCTTGCCATTACCATTTTTCAACTAACTCACTTTGTCTTCCTGCCACTGCAGAAAGCAAACAAAAATCTTCCTATCTTTTTTACTCTGTCAAAGAAggacaataaaaaattatcttcaattgaaaaacaaataagttAGTATCATAAAAACAATAGAGTTAACTTGTGTCAACTTATGATTCAATTTCCATCCACATATCTATCCTTATCATGGTGTCACTGAAGAATCTTTACCACCTAATTTTGAAATCTAAGGACAAAAAAAGTGTACTCTAAGACAAATCTCACCTTGTAATAAATTAGTAGTCTCCACTAAACTCAGTCACTATTGGTAAAACAAAATAGAGatacagtaaaaaaaattgtctcttttataataattaacttCAAAATAgcatttaaaataatgtataattGATTACATCTAACAAAACTAAAGTTATAGTATGAGAGAGGAGTAGGAAGCAAACTGTGCATTTTAATCTGCAGAGTTAGCATTGGATCTGAAAGCGAgctgaagaaaaagagaaagaaaggagaatgGCTCGCGCGGGAGGGATAACAAATGCAGTAAACGTTGGAATCGCAGTGCAAGCCGATTGGGAAAACCGCGAATTCATCTCTCATATATCTCTCAACGTTCGTCGCCTCTTCGACTTccttgttcaatttggtacacACACTTTTCCTTCTCTCCCAAACGACCCGTCACGGTGTCGTTTTGTCTATCCGTGAAACCGCATCACCATTGTGTTCTTCACCTTATTGGGTATCCCATGAGTGTTGGAGCACGTTGAATCACGCCAAAAGTATTTCAAAGTTTGAGTTTTTATTCTGCccctttaaaatttaatgtgttTTTCAGAGGCTACGACGAAGAGCAAGTTGGCGTCTCTGAATGAGAAGCTGGATGTGTTGGAGCGCAGGTTGGAACTGCTCGAAGTTCAAGTGGGCAATGCCTCG encodes:
- the LOC114173464 gene encoding protein BRICK 1, whose translation is MARAGGITNAVNVGIAVQADWENREFISHISLNVRRLFDFLVQFEATTKSKLASLNEKLDVLERRLELLEVQVGNASANPSLFAT